In Sorghum bicolor cultivar BTx623 chromosome 8, Sorghum_bicolor_NCBIv3, whole genome shotgun sequence, one genomic interval encodes:
- the LOC8071303 gene encoding transcription factor MYB30 — protein MGRPPWCECDKAGIKKGPWTPEEDLTLVSYIHEHGAGRWRLVPASTGLLRCSKSCRLRWTNYLRPGIRRGNFSPREERVIVHLQSLLGNRWAAIASHLPQRTDNDIKNYWNTHLKKKLQEEKEKQQAAIFAAAGHVDDDRRHRRHDVTASSPLSKDDGSYGYARPAACSSSTAADEVTQLLIARRHSSSSSSSYPSSMDNISKLLKGFLKSSPPPAQDDDAADSKLKPSAIDDDVVVHPFVTFDHMSGTTGSALPPISDVASTAPPQQVLTTGHGCFHDEAQQQQQQLSSIENWLFDEPNKQQRMENSDGCCSLLPMLF, from the coding sequence ATGGGCAGGCCGCCGTGGTGCGAATGCGACAAGGCGGGGATCAAGAAGGGGCCATGGACGCCGGAGGAGGACCTCACCCTCGTCTCCTACATCCACGAGCACGGCGCCGGCAGGTGGCGCCTCGTGCCCGCCAGCACGGGCCTCCTGCGCTGCAGCAAGAGCTGCCGCCTCCGATGGACCAACTACCTCCGCCCCGGCATCCGCCGCGGCAACTTCAGCCCCCGCGAGGAACGCGTCATCGTCCACCTCCAGTCCTTGCTAGGCAACAGGTGGGCCGCCATTGCTTCCCATCTCCCACAGAGGACCGACAACGACATCAAGAACTACTGGAACACTCAcctcaagaagaagctccaggaGGAAAAGGAAAAACAGCAAGCAGCCATCTTCGCCGCCGCCGGACATGTCGACGACGACCGGCGCCATCGTCGTCACGACGTGACCGCCAGTAGTCCCCTCTCCAAGGACGACGGCAGCTACGGCTACGCGCGCCCGGCGGCCTGCAGCAGCTCCACAGCTGCTGATGAGGTCACCCAGCTACTCATCGCCCGGCGgcactcgtcgtcgtcgtcgtcgtcgtaccCCTCTAGTATGGACAACATATCCAAGCTGCTCAAAGGCTTCCTGAAGAGCTCCCCGCCGCCGGCGCAGGATGACGACGCTGCCGACAGCAAGCTCAAGCCCTCGGCcatcgacgacgacgtcgtcgtccatCCTTTCGTAACTTTCGACCACATGTCTGGCACCACCGGCAGTGCGCTGCCACCCATCTCCGACGTGGCAtcgacggcgccgccgcagCAAGTGCTGACGACGGGACATGGCTGTTTCCACGACGaggcccagcagcagcagcagcagctgtcgTCAATAGAGAACTGGTTGTTCGACGAGCCCAATAAGCAGCAGAGGATGGAGAACTCCGACGGCTGCTGCTCACTTCTTCCCATGCtgttttag
- the LOC110429738 gene encoding spidroin-1-like, translating into MAGVTCCNCRTVLKNERNGVATAYLLVTSTSALAELLQLGGASAVRAGRPGSGERQSGAGRPGSSERRTGPGWPGSGGTSRGRGRGGRNPTAQAALAAGRPGSGERRTGSGVAGIWRHEPRSGRGRAAELRRAAVGAGRGGQAPASRGRGRGGRNPTAQAALAAGRGGVRRGGAGRSPAVRGGVSRARAAAFGRRRCGREIRDQERDAFGG; encoded by the exons ATGGCCG GGGTGACATGCTGCAATTGCCGTACTGTACTCAAGAACGAACGGAACGGGGTAGCAACGGCGTACCTGCTGGTGACGTCGACGTCGGCGTTGGCGGAGCTGCTGCAGCTGGGCGGGGCTTCGGCGGTCAGGGCGGGGCGGCCGGGCTCCGGCGAGCGACAGTCAGGGGCGGGGCGGCCGGGCTCCAGCGAGCGGCGGACAGGGCCGGGGTGGCCGGGATCTGGCGGCACGAGCCGCGGTCGGGGCCGGGGCGGCCGGAATCCGACGGCGCAAGCCGCGCTCGCGGCGGGGCGGCCGGGCTCCGGCGAGCGGCGGACAGGGTCGGGGGTGGCCGGGATCTGGCGGCACGAGCCGCGGTCGGGGCGTGGCAGGGCGGccgagctccggcgagccgcGGTTGGGGCGGGCCGGGGCGGCCAGGCTCCGGCGAGCCGCGGTCGGGGCCGGGGCGGCCGGAATCCGACGGCGCAAGCCGCGCTcgcggcggggcggggcggaGTCCGAcgcggcggggcggggcggaGTCCGGCGGTGCGGGGCGGGGTGAGCCGCGCTCGGGCAGCTGCGTTCGGGAGGAGGCGATGCGGGAGAGAGATACGAGATCAGGAGAGAGATGCGTTCGGGGGCTGA